The proteins below come from a single Salinilacihabitans rarus genomic window:
- a CDS encoding helicase-related protein, protein MSENIQIIDNKRYSHLDEVLKSGLESDGVDRVRIAVGYLYMSGLKRLRPELDEFLDNGGTLQVLMGNPDQQGLDELIEAHQNLRLTGTKFKQSQNVKWSERTEIRAETANNYSNQLLYENPTAENQAFFTKLIDWLEQGRIQPKLYLQERFHAKAYLFEKDEGDIFTPKDVGVVGSSNLSLSGLHSNTELNAPVYNERVTQLKEWFDDLWDDAVEFDADLLDAFEDSWVSNNPGHVSTDDEPPALPGESLPDDTVETLRDVSAGTGLPAPYLVYAKILYELYKETLETAEDYLQSFDVYEDLYEFQQWAVNRGIRIANKYDGVLVSDVVGMGKTFVGLGLLEHFHARNRLRGNKGKMLIISPKHLQPMWERMVNKQYNFNAEVISLGMVSKEDFHETLLEEHDDASVCLVDEAHHFRNDDTHRYNNLQAFLPTVNQTILLTATPYTKSAWDVYNQIKLFHIEDLTQIPITPPNLYDFTKMAENDETDLSNLLSHVMVRRTRQDIIDQYGEEDEEGQVYLQMGGERRYLPDRNLQTVDYNLHETYSTADGVNDSLYDAIVETLEDLTFARYSLGQEDYLKTGYANQDPYQNLSSMGRSIRGLMKSNLLKRLESSVHAFYTSLTRMLRSYRMFRDLLDEGTVAVGSDVSELINSGEQIDTILEEIDEMVEDGEYAAYQTEAFHLEELKRDLETDIQLLAELQDTLEPFHQDIQDDYAMDDKVEQLRQLLGNLRIGSHEILQRGDRAEKLIVFTQFTDTVKYLEAAFEQFQDRGLLSDDVRFASATSDTSNVEKLIQRFAPEANDARDKIDPSDEIDVLFATDVAGEGVNLQDANLVINYDLHWNPLRLIQRIGRVDRLGSGHEDIYALNFLPETELEEELGIVDRVESRVQEISNVLGEDGEILSPEDNVNRSYMEDIYAEEDIEKVEDDVNEIIGSDDLIGPASSLQDLKQEYPDLLSWLDDRDGIRSAMEWDREYDGVVIVYRQGDYTTPYLVTFPSEGGQDLASQEKDTIVETITCPVDEPVASVDAETFDSRYERAVQVARTEFGDDMGKRRQFQREARQGASIDRDYVVDELGEVASSVENTDQQRTLAQFQDIVETVSADQILNEFRDLRNGEVTGEELVAAVREIISRYNLQEKYEERQEWAEEQEEPPHVVAGMYLKGQE, encoded by the coding sequence GTGAGCGAAAATATTCAAATAATCGATAACAAGCGCTACTCCCACCTAGACGAGGTATTGAAATCAGGGCTCGAAAGCGACGGTGTTGACCGGGTAAGAATCGCTGTCGGATACCTCTATATGAGCGGTCTGAAGCGACTTCGTCCTGAACTGGATGAATTCCTCGACAATGGCGGTACGCTCCAGGTCCTGATGGGGAATCCGGATCAGCAGGGTTTGGACGAACTCATAGAGGCCCATCAGAACCTCCGTCTCACTGGAACGAAGTTCAAACAATCACAGAATGTCAAGTGGAGTGAGCGCACAGAGATTCGCGCTGAAACTGCGAATAACTACTCGAACCAACTGCTCTACGAGAATCCTACTGCGGAGAATCAAGCGTTTTTCACAAAACTGATCGACTGGCTGGAACAGGGACGTATTCAGCCTAAGTTGTATCTTCAGGAGCGGTTTCACGCGAAGGCGTACCTCTTCGAGAAAGACGAAGGAGACATCTTCACCCCCAAAGACGTCGGCGTCGTTGGCTCGTCGAACCTCAGCCTCAGCGGCCTCCACAGCAATACAGAACTCAACGCCCCGGTCTACAACGAGAGGGTTACCCAACTGAAGGAGTGGTTCGATGACTTGTGGGACGACGCCGTTGAATTCGATGCCGATCTGCTGGACGCGTTTGAAGACTCGTGGGTTTCGAACAATCCTGGGCACGTCTCAACAGATGATGAACCACCGGCACTTCCGGGTGAGTCGCTTCCAGACGACACGGTAGAAACACTTCGGGATGTCAGTGCGGGAACTGGGCTCCCTGCACCGTACTTGGTGTACGCGAAGATCCTCTATGAACTGTACAAGGAGACGTTGGAGACTGCTGAGGACTACCTGCAGTCGTTCGACGTGTACGAGGACCTCTACGAGTTCCAGCAGTGGGCAGTGAATCGCGGGATCCGAATCGCCAACAAGTACGACGGGGTTCTGGTCTCCGACGTTGTCGGGATGGGGAAGACGTTTGTTGGCCTCGGGCTTCTCGAACACTTCCACGCCCGGAATCGGCTCCGTGGGAACAAGGGGAAGATGCTGATCATCTCGCCGAAGCATCTCCAGCCGATGTGGGAGCGGATGGTCAACAAGCAGTACAACTTCAACGCGGAGGTGATCAGCCTGGGGATGGTGTCGAAGGAGGATTTCCACGAGACGCTACTTGAAGAGCACGACGACGCGTCAGTGTGTCTCGTCGACGAGGCGCACCACTTCCGGAACGACGATACGCATCGGTACAATAATCTACAGGCGTTCCTGCCGACGGTCAATCAGACGATTCTCCTGACTGCGACACCGTATACGAAGAGTGCGTGGGACGTGTATAATCAGATCAAGCTGTTCCACATCGAAGACCTCACGCAGATCCCGATTACGCCGCCGAACCTCTATGACTTCACGAAGATGGCGGAGAACGATGAAACGGATCTCTCGAACCTTCTGAGTCACGTGATGGTGCGGCGGACTCGACAAGACATCATCGACCAGTACGGCGAGGAAGACGAGGAGGGTCAAGTGTACCTCCAGATGGGTGGGGAACGACGGTACCTCCCGGACCGGAACTTACAAACGGTCGATTACAATCTGCACGAGACGTACTCGACCGCAGACGGCGTCAATGATTCTCTGTATGATGCGATTGTGGAGACGCTGGAGGACCTCACGTTCGCTCGGTACTCGCTTGGACAGGAAGACTACCTGAAGACTGGGTACGCGAACCAGGACCCGTATCAAAACCTCTCCTCGATGGGGAGGAGCATTCGTGGGTTGATGAAGTCCAACCTTCTGAAGCGGTTGGAAAGCAGTGTTCATGCCTTCTACACGTCGCTTACCCGGATGCTGCGGAGTTACCGGATGTTCCGTGATCTCCTTGATGAGGGGACTGTGGCTGTCGGAAGCGATGTCTCGGAGCTCATCAACAGTGGCGAGCAGATCGACACCATTCTTGAGGAGATCGATGAGATGGTTGAGGATGGAGAATACGCGGCTTACCAAACGGAGGCCTTCCATCTCGAAGAGCTGAAGCGTGATCTTGAGACTGACATCCAACTCTTGGCTGAACTGCAAGACACCTTGGAGCCGTTCCATCAGGACATCCAGGATGACTACGCGATGGATGACAAGGTTGAGCAGCTCCGGCAGCTTCTCGGGAATCTCCGTATTGGGTCACATGAGATTCTCCAACGCGGTGACCGCGCTGAGAAGCTGATCGTGTTCACCCAGTTCACAGATACGGTGAAGTACCTGGAAGCTGCGTTTGAGCAGTTCCAAGATCGGGGACTGCTCTCTGATGACGTTCGGTTTGCAAGTGCGACCAGTGATACCTCGAACGTCGAGAAGCTCATTCAGCGCTTCGCCCCTGAAGCGAATGATGCGCGAGACAAAATCGACCCGAGTGACGAGATTGACGTGTTATTTGCAACCGACGTGGCAGGGGAGGGGGTCAATCTTCAGGATGCGAATTTAGTGATCAACTACGATCTGCACTGGAATCCTCTCCGTCTAATTCAGCGGATTGGTCGTGTTGACCGTCTTGGAAGCGGGCACGAAGACATCTATGCACTCAATTTCCTGCCGGAAACGGAACTCGAAGAGGAACTCGGTATCGTTGACCGCGTTGAATCTCGGGTTCAAGAGATTAGTAACGTCCTCGGTGAAGACGGGGAGATTCTGAGTCCGGAAGACAACGTGAACCGGTCGTACATGGAGGACATCTACGCCGAGGAGGACATTGAGAAGGTCGAAGACGACGTGAACGAGATTATTGGGAGCGACGACCTTATCGGTCCCGCGAGTAGCCTACAGGACCTCAAACAGGAGTACCCAGATCTCCTTAGTTGGTTGGATGATCGTGACGGGATTCGGAGTGCGATGGAGTGGGATCGAGAGTACGACGGCGTCGTCATTGTCTACCGGCAAGGAGACTACACGACCCCATACCTCGTGACGTTCCCAAGCGAAGGAGGGCAAGACCTCGCCTCACAGGAAAAAGACACCATCGTCGAAACCATCACGTGTCCCGTCGATGAACCAGTCGCGTCCGTTGACGCAGAGACGTTCGACAGTCGCTACGAACGGGCTGTGCAAGTGGCGCGGACGGAGTTCGGCGATGACATGGGTAAGCGCCGTCAATTCCAGCGAGAAGCTCGCCAAGGTGCAAGTATCGACCGAGACTACGTGGTTGACGAACTCGGAGAGGTTGCGTCGTCTGTAGAGAACACCGACCAACAGCGGACACTAGCGCAGTTCCAAGATATCGTTGAGACTGTCTCGGCAGACCAGATCCTCAACGAATTCAGGGACCTTCGGAACGGGGAAGTTACGGGTGAAGAGCTGGTGGCTGCTGTCCGGGAGATCATCTCTCGGTACAATCTGCAAGAGAAATACGAAGAACGGCAGGAGTGGGCGGAAGAGCAGGAAGAGCCTCCGCACGTCGTCGCGGGGATGTACCTGAAGGGCCAAGAGTAG
- a CDS encoding ATP-binding protein codes for MSTSTREFDLNMEEVLEAWGPADAAREIIANALDEAALTDTDDPDIYSDDGTWHIRDYGRGFRYEHLTQAEDEEKLNNPDKVIGKFGVGIKDAIATCHRHGIDITIHSPHNTFTVKEAPKHGFEEIETLHVEIHPPEKDIKGTEVVLDGITDEDIEAAKQNFIDYTDAELLEQTRFGDVYEVSETEDASVFVSGLRVASEPNFLFSYNITNTTKKINDALNRERSNVGRTAYSTRVKKILQACESETVASRLVDDLNAFVTGETHDELDWKPVQVHAVKILNAERDVVVATHDEQHRSQNLFDNARADGYEIVTIPDRIKPDIEDTSDVNGDPIRGAEEYREEYKESFSYEFVGEDDLNDEELETWELRHDVFSWVALPGEEWEAKVSESLRATDPSRMVTCEHDDELIIVHRDLLTYDTQSFLRSLIDIVAFAHGGELLHREMLADIAGAVSAELIGKAGQADRDPVFPGKQLEPEPDE; via the coding sequence ATGTCAACTTCAACACGGGAATTTGACTTGAATATGGAGGAAGTCCTTGAGGCGTGGGGGCCAGCAGACGCAGCACGCGAAATCATTGCAAACGCCTTGGACGAAGCCGCCCTCACGGACACGGATGATCCTGATATCTATAGCGACGACGGCACATGGCATATCCGAGACTATGGGCGCGGATTCCGGTACGAGCATCTCACCCAAGCCGAAGACGAAGAGAAGCTGAACAACCCTGACAAAGTGATCGGGAAGTTCGGCGTCGGGATCAAGGACGCAATTGCGACCTGTCACCGGCACGGCATCGACATTACGATTCATTCACCGCACAACACGTTCACGGTAAAGGAAGCCCCGAAACACGGATTCGAAGAAATCGAGACCCTTCACGTCGAGATACACCCTCCGGAGAAAGATATCAAAGGCACAGAGGTCGTGCTGGACGGGATCACGGACGAAGATATCGAGGCGGCAAAGCAGAACTTCATTGATTACACTGACGCAGAACTACTGGAACAGACCCGATTCGGTGACGTATACGAAGTCTCTGAGACTGAGGATGCGTCGGTGTTCGTGAGTGGGCTTCGTGTGGCGTCAGAGCCGAACTTCCTGTTTAGTTACAATATCACGAACACGACGAAGAAAATCAACGACGCACTGAATCGTGAGCGGTCGAACGTGGGGCGGACAGCGTACTCAACGCGAGTGAAGAAAATCCTGCAAGCATGTGAATCAGAGACTGTGGCATCGCGGCTAGTCGATGATTTGAACGCGTTTGTGACGGGTGAGACACACGACGAGTTAGACTGGAAACCGGTGCAGGTCCACGCGGTCAAGATTCTGAACGCGGAACGGGACGTCGTGGTGGCGACACATGACGAGCAGCATCGTAGTCAGAACTTGTTCGACAATGCTCGCGCGGACGGCTATGAGATTGTAACTATTCCGGACCGAATCAAGCCGGATATCGAGGACACCTCTGACGTCAACGGCGACCCGATCCGTGGGGCCGAAGAATACCGTGAGGAGTACAAAGAGTCGTTCAGCTACGAGTTTGTCGGCGAGGATGATCTCAACGATGAGGAACTGGAGACGTGGGAGTTGCGCCACGACGTGTTCTCGTGGGTTGCCCTACCGGGTGAGGAGTGGGAAGCGAAAGTTTCGGAATCACTGCGGGCAACAGATCCATCGAGGATGGTGACCTGCGAACACGACGATGAACTGATTATCGTTCACAGAGATCTCCTGACGTACGATACACAGTCGTTTCTTCGCAGTCTGATAGACATCGTTGCGTTCGCGCACGGAGGCGAGCTACTCCACAGAGAGATGCTGGCAGACATCGCTGGTGCTGTCAGTGCCGAACTGATCGGAAAGGCTGGACAGGCAGACCGCGATCCAGTATTCCCCGGAAAACAACTGGAACCAGAACCGGACGAATAG
- a CDS encoding HNH endonuclease — MPPDRLRSIVPMFGGGTRYVETLDVILEFVEAHQPTTDELVGWHRGSFQNVSSRDSIMRRVSYLQQAGFLHQTNDYWNLGDAGREYVEQGDVATLLRIMCDRNVGLRSLMYALAAGPMTLGEVSEQQLDTHPELGWSRGETDMAKQRVNWLRSMGLVEKRGDEYALTDDGLQFVERAVEEWADSDWTPSVSDDGIVAGTYETTAHARSVDPEFRAAVLSRHDRRCPVSGVDHPGLLDVAHVLSWSDYPEYRADLSNVLALSKTHHAAFDRELFTIDQDYRLRVNPEFETESDVLQRTIIDREGERISIQEESLNPQYVTQHNSSLAWL; from the coding sequence ATGCCTCCGGATCGGCTCCGTAGTATCGTTCCGATGTTTGGTGGTGGGACAAGGTACGTTGAGACGCTGGATGTGATTCTTGAGTTCGTTGAAGCGCATCAGCCGACGACCGACGAACTCGTCGGATGGCATCGGGGCTCATTCCAGAACGTGTCCAGTCGAGACTCAATTATGCGGCGGGTGAGTTATCTCCAACAAGCCGGGTTTCTCCACCAGACGAACGACTACTGGAATCTCGGAGATGCTGGTCGGGAGTACGTTGAGCAGGGTGATGTGGCGACGCTGCTGCGAATTATGTGTGATCGGAACGTCGGGCTACGGAGTCTCATGTATGCGTTGGCTGCTGGTCCGATGACGCTCGGAGAAGTGAGTGAGCAGCAGCTCGATACACATCCAGAGTTAGGGTGGAGCCGTGGGGAGACAGATATGGCGAAGCAGCGGGTGAACTGGCTGCGGAGCATGGGACTCGTTGAGAAGCGTGGCGACGAGTACGCGTTGACGGATGACGGTCTACAGTTCGTTGAGCGTGCGGTGGAGGAGTGGGCGGATTCTGACTGGACACCATCGGTGAGCGATGACGGGATAGTTGCTGGGACGTACGAAACGACTGCCCACGCACGGTCGGTCGATCCGGAGTTCCGTGCGGCCGTGTTGTCCCGTCATGACCGGAGGTGCCCGGTGTCTGGGGTGGATCATCCCGGCCTGTTGGACGTGGCGCATGTCCTGTCGTGGAGTGACTACCCGGAGTACAGGGCCGATCTTTCGAACGTGTTGGCGCTCAGTAAGACGCATCACGCGGCGTTTGACCGGGAGCTGTTCACGATTGACCAGGACTACCGATTGCGTGTGAATCCTGAGTTCGAGACTGAGAGTGACGTGTTACAGCGGACGATTATTGACCGCGAAGGGGAGCGAATCTCGATTCAAGAAGAGAGCCTGAACCCGCAGTACGTCACACAGCACAATTCATCGCTTGCGTGGCTGTGA
- a CDS encoding DUF6884 domain-containing protein, with protein sequence MEIGLLSCTKSKREHAAPPQDLYDESAFFRKARQYARANHDDWYILSAKHGLLEPDGEPIEPYDDTLSGASVERKRDWSETVYTQLQDDGLLTDGTQLVFHAGRDYYDELIPLLDDADATITIETPTDGLQYGETLAWYNDHL encoded by the coding sequence ATGGAAATTGGTCTCTTGAGTTGCACGAAGAGCAAGCGTGAGCACGCAGCACCACCACAAGACCTGTATGACGAATCTGCGTTTTTCAGGAAAGCACGACAGTACGCCAGAGCAAATCACGATGACTGGTACATCCTCTCAGCGAAACACGGCCTGCTCGAACCCGATGGCGAACCTATCGAGCCATACGACGACACTCTAAGCGGCGCATCGGTCGAACGGAAACGAGACTGGTCGGAAACGGTCTACACTCAGCTCCAAGATGATGGGTTGCTCACAGACGGAACGCAATTGGTGTTCCACGCCGGCCGCGATTACTACGACGAACTAATCCCGCTGCTCGATGACGCTGACGCCACGATTACAATCGAGACCCCGACCGATGGACTCCAATATGGCGAAACACTCGCCTGGTACAACGACCACCTTTGA
- a CDS encoding DEAD/DEAH box helicase, giving the protein MSDHTTSTDATARTDVDADTIIDTFPRVGLTPDSEYIETIELPAESADTTPTAEVLRPELADPYPYDLFSHQADALNALETGDNVAVTTSTSSGKTHIYGLQIARNLLDAGVLNPDGTRATEQNDASTALCVYPMKALTKDQQEALDDLYDELGLDIRVEIYDGDVTDGRRAIREQADVILTNFAGLNVYLEHHDKWSRFYSALDLIAIDESHTYTGIEGMHVAWILRRMQRVADYWGGNPQYVLTSATIGNPRDHSEELINAPVTVIDDDGSPHGPRDVILWNPPPRDKTRDATPDEESFEIDIDDGTDSEAEDDEEFVAERVPASVEAPKVFNHLTSRDIRTLLFCESRKLTELSIQRADEHRRTNPREYDRSTTVGREAYNAGLGRRTRHSREHQFKTGVLTGLATTSALELGIDIGSLDATVLMGYPGQRQSFWQRIGRAGREASRSVAVLVGDHRTLDQYILTHPEYLLENDVEDAVVDTSNNSVFATHVLAAADEIALGESDIDTFADEDRLRAAVKMWREAGFVDGYLDAAVHYSGPSRPQTRVNLYGTTGTDYRLQLADDVDREKWGLPDDLDLEPIEQNRAYRDYHEGAVRLQNGQQFEVVNMDEDRPQPIIELQPVDCEYYTRTRNKVNVLDAESEASREVNGFTLHFGRGTVLVHHHSYDQLYIGNSDPKQQAIPTETPPILMDTQLCWVEVPEDVETALTHKYQDYGVETGVDPEETGIAHLGYIAGLHAAEHATIQTAPLELRVDKNDLGGLATLVMDTHYSHPEYDDITDSIGDSFEAATHALEQRTQELTGRTASGWFIYDGVDGGLGFARAIYENFEALAERARDQLRDCNCGQPNGCPACTFDENCGNDNKPLLRASAIDVLNQLLGDEDRDDLAEHLPDDEHGGDRRPVVFYS; this is encoded by the coding sequence CCGTACGACCTGTTCAGCCACCAAGCCGACGCCCTCAACGCGCTCGAAACAGGTGACAACGTCGCCGTCACGACCTCCACCTCCAGCGGGAAAACCCACATTTACGGCCTGCAAATCGCGCGAAACCTCCTCGACGCCGGCGTCCTCAACCCCGACGGGACGAGAGCCACCGAACAGAACGACGCCTCCACCGCGCTGTGCGTCTACCCGATGAAGGCGCTCACCAAAGACCAGCAGGAAGCCCTCGACGACCTGTACGACGAACTCGGGTTAGACATCCGCGTCGAAATCTACGACGGGGACGTCACAGACGGGCGGCGCGCCATCCGCGAGCAAGCTGACGTCATCCTCACGAACTTCGCCGGGCTCAACGTCTACCTCGAACACCACGACAAGTGGAGTCGCTTCTACAGCGCGCTCGACCTCATCGCCATCGACGAATCACACACGTACACCGGCATCGAAGGCATGCACGTCGCGTGGATCCTCCGCCGGATGCAACGCGTCGCCGACTACTGGGGCGGCAACCCACAGTACGTCCTCACCTCCGCCACAATCGGCAACCCGCGCGACCACTCCGAGGAACTCATCAACGCCCCCGTGACCGTCATCGACGACGACGGCTCACCACACGGCCCCCGCGACGTTATCCTCTGGAACCCACCGCCACGGGACAAAACCCGAGACGCCACGCCCGACGAGGAGTCATTCGAGATCGACATCGACGACGGAACCGACTCAGAAGCGGAAGACGACGAGGAGTTCGTCGCCGAGCGCGTTCCGGCCAGCGTCGAAGCGCCGAAAGTGTTCAACCATCTGACCTCGCGCGACATCCGCACGTTACTGTTCTGCGAGAGCCGCAAACTCACCGAACTCAGCATCCAACGCGCAGACGAACACCGCCGAACCAACCCACGGGAGTACGACCGCTCGACCACCGTTGGGCGAGAAGCGTACAACGCTGGGCTCGGTCGCCGCACGCGGCACTCCCGCGAACACCAGTTCAAAACCGGCGTCCTCACCGGGCTCGCCACGACATCCGCGCTCGAACTCGGCATCGACATCGGGAGCCTCGACGCGACCGTTCTCATGGGCTACCCGGGCCAGCGACAATCCTTCTGGCAACGCATCGGTCGCGCCGGCCGCGAAGCCAGCCGCAGCGTCGCCGTCCTCGTCGGCGACCACCGGACCCTCGACCAGTACATCCTCACCCACCCCGAGTACCTCCTCGAAAACGACGTCGAAGACGCCGTCGTCGACACCTCGAACAACTCCGTCTTCGCAACCCACGTCCTCGCCGCCGCCGACGAAATCGCCCTTGGCGAATCAGACATCGACACGTTCGCCGACGAAGACCGACTCCGTGCCGCCGTGAAGATGTGGCGTGAAGCTGGGTTCGTAGATGGCTACCTCGACGCCGCCGTCCACTACTCCGGCCCAAGCCGCCCACAGACACGCGTCAACCTGTACGGCACCACCGGGACGGACTACCGCCTCCAACTCGCAGACGACGTCGACCGCGAGAAATGGGGCCTCCCCGACGATCTCGACTTAGAACCAATCGAACAGAACCGCGCCTACCGCGACTACCACGAAGGCGCAGTCCGCCTCCAGAACGGCCAGCAGTTCGAAGTCGTCAACATGGACGAGGACCGTCCGCAACCCATCATCGAACTCCAACCAGTCGATTGCGAGTACTACACCCGCACCCGAAACAAGGTCAACGTCCTCGACGCCGAATCCGAAGCATCCCGCGAGGTCAACGGCTTCACACTCCACTTCGGCCGCGGCACCGTCCTCGTCCACCACCACTCATACGACCAGCTCTACATCGGCAACAGCGACCCGAAACAACAAGCAATCCCGACGGAAACCCCGCCGATCCTGATGGACACACAGCTCTGCTGGGTCGAAGTCCCCGAAGACGTCGAAACCGCCCTCACCCACAAATACCAGGACTACGGCGTCGAAACCGGCGTCGATCCAGAAGAGACCGGCATCGCCCACCTGGGGTACATCGCTGGGCTCCACGCCGCCGAACACGCCACCATCCAAACCGCCCCGCTCGAACTCCGCGTCGACAAGAACGACCTCGGCGGTCTCGCCACGCTCGTCATGGACACCCACTACAGCCATCCTGAATACGACGACATCACCGATTCCATTGGCGACTCCTTCGAAGCCGCCACGCACGCCCTCGAACAACGCACCCAGGAACTTACTGGTCGAACCGCTTCCGGCTGGTTCATCTACGACGGCGTCGACGGCGGCCTCGGCTTCGCCCGTGCCATCTACGAGAACTTCGAAGCCCTCGCCGAACGCGCCCGCGACCAACTCCGGGACTGCAACTGCGGCCAACCCAACGGCTGCCCTGCCTGCACCTTCGACGAAAACTGCGGCAACGACAACAAACCCCTCCTCCGCGCCTCCGCCATCGACGTCCTCAACCAACTCCTCGGCGACGAAGACCGCGACGACCTCGCCGAACACCTCCCCGACGACGAACACGGCGGCGACCGCCGCCCCGTCGTCTTCTACTCCTAA